A window of the Rhodoferax sp. GW822-FHT02A01 genome harbors these coding sequences:
- a CDS encoding beta-propeller fold lactonase family protein produces the protein MQFSKLVWSTKLRAVACFIFAVALIGCGGGGGASSSSSGGGASTQGPSKQYGFSGTLTGLTANQKVVITNTNAVSGGVTSTILTSSSPSSQNFVLPSTDLPGTPYNFTVSPQSYGSTCSISNGSGIMTANDVTNIAINCSQTQPSKFEYVANFGDNTISAYSINTGNGALTAVSGSPFTAGTNPVSMVIDNSNKFVFVANSTSNNVTAYKIDSSTGALTQVTGSPFAAGANPISIAINPTGQYVYVANRGGSGSVTAYSINSTTGVLTPITGSPYTAAANPQSLIVDPAGNYLYVANAVSSVSVFSINSSNGTLSEISGSPFAATSILSHITIDPTGAFLYAATTNSPTSSITGYSIDNITGKLTLVSSGPFASGNWTMGLTIDPSGNYMYAADFGNNSISAFSINRTSGLLTSIASSPFLTAGGSGPESIAFDVSSNFVYITDISGGVLLYSYNSATGALTSVSRYAAGNSPAFIAITH, from the coding sequence ATGCAATTCAGTAAGCTAGTTTGGAGCACCAAGCTCCGCGCAGTGGCGTGTTTTATTTTCGCTGTGGCTTTGATTGGCTGTGGCGGCGGCGGCGGAGCCAGTAGCAGTAGCAGTGGTGGCGGCGCTTCTACACAGGGACCAAGCAAACAATATGGCTTTTCTGGAACTTTGACTGGACTGACAGCCAATCAAAAAGTCGTCATAACGAACACTAACGCGGTTAGCGGCGGAGTGACTTCAACGATATTGACATCAAGCTCACCATCCTCCCAAAATTTTGTTCTGCCTTCCACAGATTTACCAGGAACACCATATAACTTTACTGTTAGCCCACAGTCATATGGATCCACTTGTTCTATTTCAAATGGCAGTGGAATAATGACGGCTAATGATGTAACCAATATTGCGATAAACTGCTCTCAAACACAGCCGAGCAAGTTCGAATATGTTGCAAATTTCGGCGACAATACAATTTCCGCATATTCCATTAACACTGGCAATGGCGCCCTCACTGCAGTATCTGGCAGTCCTTTTACCGCGGGCACCAATCCAGTTTCTATGGTGATTGACAATTCAAATAAATTTGTCTTTGTTGCAAATTCAACCAGCAACAATGTTACGGCATATAAAATTGATAGCAGCACCGGCGCATTAACACAGGTTACAGGGAGTCCGTTTGCAGCAGGCGCAAACCCCATATCGATTGCAATTAACCCAACTGGCCAGTATGTGTATGTCGCAAATAGAGGGGGAAGCGGAAGTGTGACTGCTTATTCTATAAATAGCACAACGGGAGTTTTGACACCAATCACCGGCAGTCCCTACACCGCAGCAGCCAACCCACAATCATTGATTGTGGATCCGGCTGGGAATTATTTATATGTCGCTAATGCTGTATCCTCAGTTTCTGTTTTTTCAATTAATAGTAGCAATGGCACTCTTTCCGAAATATCGGGAAGCCCATTTGCCGCCACGTCCATATTAAGTCATATTACCATTGATCCAACCGGTGCCTTTTTGTATGCAGCGACTACGAACAGCCCTACCAGCAGCATAACAGGGTACAGCATTGACAACATCACGGGGAAGTTGACGCTAGTATCATCTGGCCCCTTTGCTTCCGGCAACTGGACTATGGGTTTAACAATTGACCCTAGTGGAAATTATATGTATGCGGCAGACTTTGGCAACAATAGTATTTCTGCCTTTTCAATTAACAGAACATCAGGACTATTGACCTCAATTGCATCGAGTCCGTTTCTTACAGCGGGTGGCTCAGGGCCGGAATCAATAGCTTTTGATGTTTCAAGTAATTTCGTCTATATAACCGATATCTCGGGAGGAGTCCTGTTGTATTCCTATAACTCTGCTACTGGAGCGTTGACATCTGTTTCCAGATATGCAGCAGGCAATAGCCCCGCCTTTATAGCAATCACTCACTAG